In the genome of Constrictibacter sp. MBR-5, one region contains:
- the rplC gene encoding 50S ribosomal protein L3 has product MRTGLIARKVGMTRIFNDAGEHVPVTVLELEGCQVVAQRTVETDGYTAVQLGAGVAKVKNVTQPQRGHFAKAKVEPKMRLVEFRVADDALVDVGAELTADHFVAGQKVDVSAQTIGKGFAGVIKRHHFGGLRATHGVSISHRSHGSTGQRQDPGKVFKGKKMAGHLGDRRVTTQNVEVVATDVERGLILLRGAVPGSAGGWVEVRDAVKRPRPQDLPYPAAVRQAAQDAQPETPAAEAPADQGGE; this is encoded by the coding sequence ATGCGAACCGGTCTGATCGCACGCAAGGTCGGCATGACCCGCATCTTCAATGATGCTGGGGAACATGTGCCGGTCACAGTGCTGGAACTCGAAGGCTGCCAGGTGGTGGCGCAGCGCACCGTCGAGACGGACGGCTATACCGCCGTCCAGCTCGGTGCCGGCGTGGCCAAGGTCAAGAACGTGACCCAGCCGCAGCGCGGGCACTTCGCCAAGGCGAAGGTCGAGCCGAAGATGCGGCTCGTGGAGTTCCGCGTGGCGGACGACGCGCTCGTCGACGTCGGCGCCGAACTGACGGCCGACCACTTCGTCGCCGGACAGAAGGTGGACGTCAGCGCCCAGACGATCGGCAAGGGTTTTGCCGGCGTTATCAAGCGGCACCACTTCGGGGGCTTGCGGGCGACCCACGGCGTCTCCATTTCCCACCGTTCGCACGGTTCGACCGGCCAGCGCCAGGACCCCGGCAAGGTGTTCAAGGGCAAGAAGATGGCGGGTCACTTGGGCGATCGCCGGGTTACCACCCAGAACGTCGAGGTCGTGGCGACGGATGTCGAGCGCGGGCTGATCCTGCTGCGCGGCGCCGTCCCGGGTTCTGCCGGCGGCTGGGTCGAGGTCCGTGATGCGGTCAAGCGACCCCGTCCGCAGGATCTGCCCTATCCGGCGGCGGTGCGCCAGGCGGCGCAAGACGCACAGCCCGAGACCCCGGCGGCGGAAGCTCCGGCCGACCAGGGCGGGGAGTGA
- the rpsJ gene encoding 30S ribosomal protein S10, with protein MENQNIRIRLKAFDHRILDQSTGEIVSTAKRTGARVRGPIPLPTRMQRYTVLRGPHIDKKSREQFEVRTHQRVLDIVDPTPQTVDALMKLDLASGVDVEIKL; from the coding sequence ATGGAAAACCAGAATATACGGATCCGGCTGAAAGCCTTCGACCACCGGATCCTCGACCAGTCGACCGGGGAGATCGTCAGCACGGCGAAGCGCACGGGCGCGCGCGTGCGCGGTCCGATCCCCCTGCCGACGCGGATGCAGCGCTATACCGTGCTGCGTGGTCCGCACATCGACAAGAAGTCGCGGGAACAGTTCGAGGTGCGCACCCATCAGCGCGTTCTCGACATTGTCGACCCGACGCCGCAGACGGTGGACGCGCTGATGAAGCTCGACCTCGCCTCCGGCGTCGACGTCGAGATCAAGCTCTGA